One genomic region from Zalophus californianus isolate mZalCal1 chromosome 12, mZalCal1.pri.v2, whole genome shotgun sequence encodes:
- the EVX1 gene encoding homeobox even-skipped homolog protein 1 has product MESRKDMVMFLDAGQLGTLVGKRVSNLSEAVGSPLPEPPEKMVPRGCLSPRAGPPAARERGGGGLEEEPVDGLASSAAGPGAEPRAAGAAVLGPGPPAPSADSLSGQGQPSSSDTESDFYEEIEVSCTPDCATGNAEYQHSKGPSSEALASSPSSGSEAPKSNSNGSSQGTLACSASDQMRRYRTAFTREQIARLEKEFYRENYVSRPRRCELAAALNLPETTIKVWFQNRRMKDKRQRLAMTWPHPADPAFYTYMMSHAAAAGGLPYPFPSHLPLPYYSPVGLGAASAASAAASPFSGPLRPLDTFRVLSQPYPRPELLCAFRHPPLYPGPAHGLGAAAGGPCSCLACHSGPANGLAPRAAAASDFTCASTSRSDSFLSFAPSVLSKASSVALDQREEVPLTR; this is encoded by the exons ATGGAGAGCCGAAAGGACATGGTTATGTTTCTGGATGCGGGTCAGCTTGGTACTCTGGTTGGCAAGAGGGTCTCCAATTTGTCCGAAGCCGTGGGCAGCCCGCTGCCTGAGCCGCCCGAGAAGATGGTGCCCCGTGGTTGCCTGAGCCCGCGGGCCGGCCCTCCGGCCGCCCGGGAGCGCGGCGGGGGAGGCCTGGAGGAGGAGCCGGTCGACGGACTAGCAAGCAGCGCTGCGGGGCCGGGCGCCGAGCCGCGGGCAGCCGGGGCTGCGGTTCTCGGCCCCGGACCTCCGGCCCCCTCCGCCGACAGCCTCTCGGGTCAGGGGCAACCTAGCAGCTCGGACACCGAGTCGGATTTCTATGAAGAAATCGAGGTGAGCTGCACCCCGGACTGCGCCACGGGGAACGCCGAGTACCAGCACAGCAAAG GGCCCAGCTCAGAGGCACTGGCCAGCAGTCCCAGCAGTGGCAGCGAGGCCCCCAAGAGCAACAGTAACGGCAGCTCACAGGGCACCCTGGCCTGCAGCGCCAGCGACCAGATGCGCCGCTACCGCACCGCCTTCACCCGGGAGCAGATTGCCCGGCTGGAGAAGGAGTTCTACAGGGAGAACTATGTGTCCAGGCCGCGGAGATGTGAGCTGGCCGCCGCCCTAAACCTGCCGGAAACCACCATCAAG gtgTGGTTCCAGAACCGGCGCATGAAGGACAAACGGCAGCGGCTGGCCATGACGTGGCCGCACCCGGCCGACCCCGCCTTCTACACGTACATGATGAGCCACGCGGCGGCCGCGGGCGGCCTGCCCTACCCCTTCCCGTCGCACCTGCCCCTGCCCTACTACTCGCCGGTGGGCCTGGGCGCCGCGTCCGCCGCGTCCGCCGCCGCCTCGCCCTTCAGCGGCCCGCTGCGCCCGCTCGACACCTTCCGCGTGCTCTCGCAGCCCTACCCGCGGCCCGAACTGCTGTGCGCCTTCCGCCACCCGCCGCTCTACCCCGGCCCCGCTCACGGACTGGGCGCGGCGGCCGGCGGCCCCTGCTCCTGCCTCGCCTGCCACAGCGGCCCGGCCAACGGGCTGgcgccccgcgccgccgccgcctcggaCTTCACCTGTGCCTCCACCTCCCGCTCggactccttcctctccttcgCGCCCTCGGTGCTCAGCAAGGCCTCCTCCGTCGCGCTGGACCAGAGGGAGGAGGTGCCCCTCACCAGATAA